One Glycine soja cultivar W05 chromosome 7, ASM419377v2, whole genome shotgun sequence genomic window, GACACACTAGTGCCTTCCTCCCTATATTGATTGCTTCAttaattttgaaacttttttcTGTGGTTCTCAGTTCCCTTTCATATCTCTTTCCGGGTAAGGTTAAAGCTGGTCTTGACTGTACGTATTTCAAAGTTCAACACaatctctttaaatttttttttttaaaaaaaaatctctttacaTCAATATAGCTGCCAAAATCCCTCATGTGATCCAGAAGACCTTAATTCATACTAAACCCTTAAtcctaaataataataaggGTCTTACTAATTAATGttctaataatattatttacaaaattaaaagaaaaaaaatatattgtaaagATTATAggagagtaaaaaaaatcataaaaatgtaACTTGTTAtctcctaataaaaaaatcttttaatttcttaactagtGTATCAAGAACCTTGATTAACATTtgtctaataataaaaatattttcaacggTGCACAtagttgattaattatttttggtagttgtagcacaagatgagatttaagaaattcaacaattaagatttgttttaataatgtaaattttaagcatttaaaataaaataaaacgttAACATACTTCAGTATTATCAGAGGTTTCTGATTATTGGAAGGCATGGGAGAAAATAATTCTACACCATCTTTTCCTTGCATATATactatttttgaatttgaacatATGACCGATCAATTACTATGGTCCAACTTGTTGCGCCAAGATTCTCCCTCAATATTTACAGTGTGTTTGGTAGAGATGAGGAAAACTGAGAGTGGAAATaggcaagaaaagaaaaaaaatagataaaaaataggatgaaaatattagttgtttcattcaagaaaaataaaataaaaatcaaattctaaggtttttttatatgaaagaaaagaattgaacaaaaataaattactaataaaaataCCATTAATCCTTACAATACAGTACCCATTctctatataattaattttgagaatttaaaataaatcatataattaCTCTCAATTCTTTTTTTAGACAATTATTATTCACAATTCTAAAGAACTATTAAAAACTGTTGTTTACATAAGTAGTAGTTTTACATAAGAATTGTCTCATCAATTATcgattattttaataatgaaaatgtATAATAATTAGTTCTTAAATTTAACAATCtcgtaaataatttatattggaCATGCTCAAACAACGATgatatataaaagaagaagaaacatgaTTGGAAGTAGCATTACCCAATAGTTAATAGAAATGATCATGCATGTTTCATGCATGCGGTCGATCAGTACTGCAAAAATAGATACTACAGTATAAAGAGTGAAAGACAAATAAATTGAGCAGATGCAAATACAAACAATATAATTGTTGTGTGCAGGCTCAATCAATTTGCCACAGTAAGCAGCTTTCGGAGGCTCCACCAAATCCTTAGTTTGACATGCATTATTTGTCCTATTAGGAGCTGATTTCATGATTAATTTGCAGAACCATATGTTTCAATTAAACCAAGAAGCTACgacccaaaaatattttattttaaaaatataaaaaaaggtagCTAGAAAACTAAAATTCACGTGTTGTACGGAACACAAGTGCAgatacaataatatatataccgatttgtattttatttgctGTGGTGAAACAGTTAATTAAGACAAAAGCAAAGGATGAAGCAGCAGCCCAAAAAGGCATATTGGCATGATGTCTTCGCAATATGCTTAATTAGTGAAGTGTTGTCATAGAAGACTATTGTCCTATTCTTACAAATTACCACATCAAAGTGATGATAGGGATGCTTGTGGTTTTCAGTCCTGCATATAATGTATAAAACCGGGGGCAGTTTTAGCCCtagctattatttttttttttattttggattttgacCCATAAGTTTCTTCTATTTGGAATTTCAATATTTCTCATCACTTTGAAAGATTCCTCTGCTTGactttatattaatgttaaaaacaaacataaaataatgagATCTAGAAGTTCTATTAAGACTTAAAGTATATTATTACTTACATAAGAAGCCTCTCAAGATTGAACAAGCAGCAAAGATAGTAGTTAGAAAGAAACCCACCAAAACATGCACATACACGTTGGAGaagaattaatattatatactaCTCCAGTATAATTGTGTCCGCTGCTATTTCTTCAACTCTTCAGTGGTTGCAAGGGGTTAAATTATGagtgaaaacaaataaaaccgGATCATGTTATATCAAATGTATAagataaataatgaaatatcaAATGTACATGTTATTTCCATCCTTTCATTtacaaatcttaaaaaataaaaacacaatacatgtgatatttttataattattaatgaaatcaTAAGATATATAAATTTCGAGAACAAAGGCACCCttacttattttaaacaatatattttctgtattttttataACCACGATTACTTACAAGTAAAGAagactttatttaaaaatggaaaaatagaaataggcatttttaatttgttacacATTAATACTTCAAATATTAAAGTGGAAATGCTTTTTATAGAGATTTCATAttgttaatgttttaaaactaaATCAGCAATGAATATACTAGTTCATAATTCATCAGTTCAACTTTAGTTGAATAATTAGAGTTGCAGTGgttgtaattaaatatatttttaatgtattaaataCTAAACTAATGTGaaattatgagaaaaataagttaaccaaaattttaaattataaaatggttGTATTACATGTTCTATAAtatcaaagaagaaaataataaaaaatagcaattcatgtatatttcatatataaatagttgcttattttaatttaaatatttaaaatgttttttaaatccagttcaattttttttgtcttagttCTTAACTAGTTTTGGCCAAGTTTACTCCACCAATTTTCTAGCTAGGTTTTTTGGACAGATACATTGATTCTCGATAGTCGATTCAATCAATTGAACCAGTTGGTTCAATTTTCAAAAGTATATTGCTAATATAgagtatttatatataattaattaacacatCAAATGTTCaatataatgaataaaattattattgtagtctttataaaattatactaattttttaattttccttaAGTAATGACTATATATACTAACAAAGATAATATTTGACAATTTATATTGTCTATAAatgacaacttttttttttgttgttgtataaaACTCTGAAACAACAATTCTATTAGGCTGCAACTTCTCtgaaaatttgtcttatttATTTCGAAATTTGTGGTAAATTCTATTCTCCCGTCGTGTTCTTCCGGAACTGTTAATTAGACGAGAGAATGACAGAATAATTGGGATGGGAAACTCAAACCTCATTTTAACACAAAACTTCCACTTGCAATCTTAGTAGCATTTGTGGCTTAGCGTGTAGTTAGTAATTGGTATACTATGCTAGTGAGAAAGAAGATAGAGCTTTCACGAGTAACGTATAGTAGAGGACCAATGCAAACGGACTAGGGTTAACTTCATGACTTGACCAGTTCCTTTCAATAGTATATATCTTTCCTTACTATGTTTGAAAAGCCGTCTTAAATTTCTTCCATCATAACTTGAACCACTAAATAATAATCCTTTCCTAGCTTCAATAGTATCAAAACTTTCTCCAACAGTTAATTAGTTAGAATTTAGAAACTTTTTAATAAgaacttttataaattaacaaaagaaaagaaaagaagagaagataaAACATATCaactttcttttataaattaaagtttgtttaatttattcataaattaatttatgaaaacttgtttctctaaaatttgattttaacttCTACATATAGATATATTGGTGTTTTTGAATTTTACATGCATGTTTctgaaaaatatattgaaaaccaCCAAGATATATTGAAAAGtatctttttgaattttgaaaaacaactaattaaaatcaagatatatttcTTAAATAAGCAATATTGTCAAAGGCAGAGAAAATGattaacttaaaaacaaaatagattGAAAAAAGTAGCAAGTCACCGACTGATCGATGGAATCTGACGCCATCACAGAGAAACATATAAAAGGTATATAATAAGGGTGAAAAGGAAACAGTGAACACAAACAAGAGGAAAAAACCTTTGAGAAATTTGCAGTTGGTGGCGCAAGAGTGTGTCACTGTGTCACTCGCGTATTCAACTAAGGGAGTTCATACTTGcacaaaaacaatattaaaatggaaCTCACTGCTTGGAATGGAAATTAAGTCTCTGCATGATTCAAACAAAGGAGCTTCGAGCCCTTTCAGTTATGCATGACAGCGGAGATATAAGGATGGAAAAGGGTGAAGAGAGAAAGGAGGAAGAAGAGgtttcataattaaatttttttaattgatatttttaataaaattaataaattaatatttgttgataaaaaaaattatgcatcaTAGTAAAAATACATAGTGAGAACATATCCCTATGAAATAGTTAAATTATATGGTCTTGTATAACAATCCTGCTTGGTTAATTAAAGCCCGTTTCATATGCTTAAAATTCACACTTAGTATGAAAGGGGAAGAAAGGGGAGAGAGGTTTGATTGATTCAAAactgatattttaaataaaattaataaattaatatttttcaataaaaaaatcgcATTTGATACGTAAAGGAACGATGGGGCCAGTTGGAAATTAAGGTGAAAATGTGGGGTGTTTGAGTTCTGAAAAAGCAATTAGAATTTATTACTTACAACTTGAAAACTtggaacaaaatattatattagtaatatttcaaaattaagttATAGTTACTTCGGTCCTAATTATATGtctctttcaattaatttatgcttcttaataaatataattaatttaattaatcatattaaatttttcaattaattatgatatcattttaaaattactttttttttaactttctatccacataattgtttcttattaatGTTTGAGagagaataattaaatatgcaagaaaaaaaataagtaatgcatctaaaaattaaaaaatgatcttataaaaaaagacaaagaattttattaaaaaaaacttataattagaaacaaaagaaataagagattaaaaaaaaaagacttagcGAAATGGAAATTGAAATAAACTTATTAGGATAGGCCTAGTAGTAGAGAATCCAACATGTATGAAATCATATAAGTTTGAACATCAACACAACTattatgcaataaaaaaaaaaggaaaatgaaactTCAAAGCAGAAATGTTAACCAAGAAATCTACCTTAATTAGTTTATTAGTGTACGTGAGTTTTTAATTCTAAATATCGGAGTTCGATTTCTCTCTTGGAATAATAAAAGCAAAAGTGTCAAATTAATCATTTTGAGGAAGTGATTTTAATAGATGAATTGTATAAACTAacttaaaaattactaataccaatattttatagataaaaaaatattaaaaataaaattcaatagcCATCTTGTATCTATTTTtagttgttaaaaaataaaataaaaaattaagtatcatagatttaaaaaattacgtgacacgcaaaaaaaaaacaccacgtatcaataattttaaaattaaaatatattaataattaaaatataaattaagatcttaaaattaaaatcatatatgcCATAGAATCGTGATACGAGCTTAATTTATTTaccacacatatatacataaatataagtatataaaaataataaattattataaaaattgaatgacTACACACCACAACAGAaggaaacatataaaataaattactagtaacatataaaagaaatttctAGTAACACGTAAAAAATATAAGcttatttcattaaattatatttttaattgaaaaaaaaaagaaaatataaaaaatacacgcCCTCTATATGTTTAACTATAACAAGATTCAAAGGTagattttttgtaattaagacTCACATAACTCTCGGCATAAACAGTCTAACAACCCCTGCAAACTCATGTTTAAATGTTTAAATGGGTCAAATAATACCAAATTATAATCCTCATTAACTGTAGCTAAAGGATAAAGGACACAATAAATGAGAAGATTCCTCCAACTCTTTGGTAGATACAAGATGCTGTACAAATGGACAACACACAATTCTATGGCATCAGAGTCAACGATATTGAAAGAAGTAGGCCACGCAGGTAAGGGGTCTCTATTCTTAGATTTGGACTAGGGATATTATCAAACTATCAACTTAATTGTATAAACTGTGCAGTTTAATGCTCTTGCTCTCAATTGTTgttagggaaaaaaataattagagaagagaaaaatagagtgaatatatataatattgaattttagattgtttaatttaaaaaaaatagaataaaaataatattataaagttatttgatttttataaaattactataAGACCTTTCAAAAAAATGTGTCACGGGTACAGAAAATTACCATAAGCAATTATAAGGAGGAGATCATAACTGTAATTGTGCATGTTGGGTCACCGAAGATGTATTGGAATTGTGAGACTCACTTTATCTGAACTTATTTCCTTTATAATTTCAGCACCTAAAACAAATTAGTTTGACCACATTCACCCAATTTCACAGCAaccaaacacaaaataaaaggaaattccGAGGACGTGGGGACATGTTTTGTACTCaatcatttataaatattgattttggaAGAGTAATTATTGTTATAATGTTTATAGAGAACTCAACTTGtaaagtaatatttttgttactttttattgagtgatttttaaaagatttttatttttatttgtttatcatTTTCAAATACAACATAATTGGATTTTAATATTCTGAGACTcaaatttatgcttaattttaagataaactGGATACTATATATCTTAGCGAGCATTGTTAGACTTATTGGATTGCTATCGAAATCAAATCACTCATAAATTTCAAATCCTACAAAACTTCACCTTGAGATGTATTGTTCTTGACGTGAAGGaatgtgttaaaaatttatattgactAATGGTATggtcaaaatatattatataattatataagtggaataagaaaacatttaccttatgaaataattttatacgaTTAAGTTAAAGTTCAAATTCACGTACGAAAAACCTTTCAACAcgatagaatttttttaaaaaaaataacttatattatACAAAAGAACAAGTTGAATTTTTCAGATGATGCTTATCCTTCAAAGTAtctcttttcaatttctttttcctcttctctttatttaaaaaattaaaaattctttaattttctcttttttaatagTCTTGTTTATTATTgtcaaaattctaattttttatttataaaatatagtaaatatttGCACGTATCAAAGCAAATACTTGGTTTGCCAAAATTTGGCTCTAGacatatttaagaaataatcaattttgattttaacaaaACTGCTTCAGAAATTACTAGTGAAACCTCAGTTGAAAATTGTGGAGAAtaccttcttcttcatttttacAAACTGTGGAGAATACTTATGATTATAAGTTCCTAGAGAACTCAACTCGCGACTCTTGATTGAAATAAAGTTGtgtagataaaaaaatgaagaaaagtaaCATTGATCAAAGCACACTAATTTACTATtatcaacattttaaaaaaaatgttttcatcaTGATTGTACATATTGTATATTATAATGAGAATCACGCTTAACATTATTCTAAATAAAGacaaattttatagatttaaACAATTTGGATTTTCTACCAAAAAAATATCCGGGTAATAtgatattgataaaattaaatatctttgaataggtctttatatataactatcctaacatattttttatcttttaattttataattttcaaaagaaaaggaaatagtATTAAGAatacaaaggaaaaaaagaaagaagaggaagttAATAAAAGGTATCGTTGATACTTAATAGGTGTTTTTAAGATGTCTCCTTTCAActgaaaaataaagacaaaatagCTCTTATAAAGAATTCAGCAATCATCTTTCTctgaattagtttttaattcctttatatttgtaatagagttaataaattataataattctgataatgattttattaaaatgataattgttttttataagcATTAAAATGATAATCGTGATAAagtcattctttttctttcattcgttaagaagtaaaataatatgaatTACTCTTCATAATCATACAGTTGagttcattaataaaaaattataaaatatttaagaattaattccattttgtaatatttttaagctTTGTTATATATACGATAGAATAGTCATTTCATTGTAACCGTAGTTGAAATGTATATAATGGACTTATCATGGTTGACCACTTGACTCAATACTTATATACTATTAAGAAAAGAATAGTAATAATTATAGTTGATTTGGGAAAAAAATTTATagcttttttaaatttaatttgaattcatTATTAATAAGTATCAACTGATTAACCCCCACCACACAGACAGGTAgcgtaaagaaaatattaattatataacttaAATAGATTAACATagagattaattattattaattatataacttaAATCATTGCTATACATATGCTTGTATATGCTTGTATGACACCATACACATGTTGGATTTATGGGAAAGACTTCGTTGGATCTCCCCATAATACATTCTTATATGtgtggataaatttttttaaatatgactaaattttgaatatattttctcaatataaattttttaatctcaCATAAGAGTTAAATGCCTTAATTacgtagaaaaaaatatattttctcaatatatatttaagtgTATTGAATGAGAAGACATTAATGtgaaattgagaaaaataaatattaattatttatcataaatagtctattttaatatatatatatatatatatatatatatatatatatataagttcttAAAATGGCCTGATAACTTTCTCATCAAATATATCTTCTTATGTGTAAATATATCGTTGACTACTTGAGTCAATATTTACATATGtacaaaagaataataaattattattattaaatttaatttaaattaattattgataagaacaaaattggtTAAATGTGCTGCCACATGATCGGCCAATTAATGCACCAAAATTGAAGTTTTAGCATGACaaccaaataaaactaattaaatattttcaaaattaaaaaattaaaattgtcacgGTTCCTTCACCTAATTCCGTGTTGAAAGggaaattaataaatgagattcGAGACACAATatgttattagtatatatattaacCCCCCCACCCACAAAGGGAAGTCCAAAATTTTGTTCAAGGAGAATAATAAACACGTAGACGTTGAATTGAACAGAACACAGACGTAGCTGCAAACAAAGACGAAGAAGGAGAGAGTCCTGAAACCCACACACAAACACAGcaatcttctcctttctcttcACACATTCCATATGCAAGCATGATTCTATTTAATACCCAAACTACGTGAAACACTAGACACACAAATTGGGTCTTGGAGGAATCTTCCATCATGTCTGGTTACAGCCCCATGTTCCTCGTAATCCTCAGTGTCGTCGTAGGTTTCACGATTCGGTGGTTCCTGTTCAAAACGGGATTGATACACACCATAAGAATACGCTTCCCAAGGGTCGTGGATTGGTTCCACGTGTACCAGTTCCTCAAAGTCCccgaatttaacgaaaccaataTGCAGCGGAATAACCTTCACCGCAAAGTTTCTCTCTATTTGCATTCCCTCCCTTCAATAGAAGACGCTGACTACACCAATCTCATAACCGCTAATGACCAAAGCGACATCGTTTTGCGCCTCGACCCGAACCAAACCATCGAGGACCGCTTCCTCGGGGCCAGACTCTATTGGTTCAACCAAAAAACCGAACCGAACCGGATTTCCTCCTTCGTTCTCCAAATCAGAAAAACTGATAAACGCCGCATCCTCCGCCAGTACCTCCGCCACATCGACACCATCGCCGACGAGATGAACAACCAAAGCAAGCGCCATTTACGGCTGTTCATGAACGCCGGCGCCGGCGGAGGAACACGGTGGAGATCCGTTCCGTTTAATCATCCGGCGACGTTTGAAACGATGGCGATGGAGAAGGATCTCAAGAACAAGATCAAATCAGATCTCGAATCGTTTCTCAAGGCGAAGCAGTATTACCGGAAACTCGGCCGCGCGTGGAAGAGGAGCTATCTCTTGTATGGTGCCTCCGGCACCGGAAAATCGAGCTTCGTCGCCGCGATGGCGAACTTCCTCCGCTACGACGTGTACGACGTGGATCTCTCCAAGATTCGCGGCGATTCGGATCTGAAGTTTCTGTTGACGGAAACGACGGCGAAGTCGGTAATCCTGGTGGAGGATCTGGACCGGTTTATGGAACCAGAATCGGAGACAGCGACGGCGGTTACCGCGTCGGGAATCCAGAGCTTCATGGACGGGATCGTTAGCGCGTGTTGCGGCGAGGAGAGGGTGATGGTGTTCACGATGAACAGCAAGGAGTGCGTGGACCCGAACCTGCTGCGGCCGGGTCGGGTCGACGTGCACATCCACTTTCCGGTGTGCGATTTCTCGGCGTTCAAGACGCTGGCGAGCAGCTACCTCGGCGTGAGGGAGCACAAGCTGTTCGCGCAGGTGGAGGATATTTTCCGGCACGGTGCGACTCTCAGCCCCGCCGAGATCAGCGAGTTGATGATCGCGAACCGGAACTCGCCGAGTCGCGCCATCAAATCGGTGATCGGGGCGCTGCAATCGGACGGTGAAGGGAGAAGATCGTACGCGGATTCAATCGGACGGCGGATAGAGGGTGATGACGTGGACGAAGCGCCCTGTGGTGGGGACGGGTTCTCTACGGTTAAGGATTTAAGGAAGTTTTACGGTTTCTTCAAATTGCGGAACCCCAGAAGAACTTCTCAACAGTCCAACTCCTCGCCCCATGATAGATAAtgatgaaagatgaaaataaatgttttgaaAACTTTTATCAATTTTGGGGCCAAAGTTTctgttaaaaacaaaaatacctaATGCATTTATTGGCAAGATACTCCCAATCAAAAGTGATTTGCCATGGCatgacaatgtaaaaaaattaaatgatagaaCTAAAAACTTTcttaatgtaaaagaaaattagaaaactaCTCCATTGtgaagttttgtttttcaatttggatgAATGGGGAGTCATTTGTATGGATTTcacattggaaaaaaaaaactaaaaggttTGCATGTTttgttgtaacaaaaaaaaatgttcacatgtttttgatttttttttcccccTCTTTCTCATTGTTTATAAATTGATCTAGGAGCTATGCTTGACATGGGAGAAAAATACGAATTATCATCTTTCTCCTAATACTGAGAAATTGACTAAGAAATACTATATAATTGGCTAACTAGCATTTGGTTGTTTCAATTTCACTATCGGTTCCTCCTGTTGATTAAATggttgtttgttattattttttgagttCACATTTTAACTTTGAAACTTTCCACAGTCAAAAGTCCTGTATCTGATTTATACACTAcggaaaaaatcaaataaaaattactagTAATAGATATCTATTCGAGGCAGTTGAGTAGTGATTCAAGAGTCAACCTGCAAATGAAAAAACtacatttaagaaaaatatgttcATAAAAAAACGTCAAGcatagttaaataattttattatttgctatcactttaaataatatttttactttctaCACCTTCACCCtattaattt contains:
- the LOC114418283 gene encoding AAA-ATPase At2g46620-like, coding for MSGYSPMFLVILSVVVGFTIRWFLFKTGLIHTIRIRFPRVVDWFHVYQFLKVPEFNETNMQRNNLHRKVSLYLHSLPSIEDADYTNLITANDQSDIVLRLDPNQTIEDRFLGARLYWFNQKTEPNRISSFVLQIRKTDKRRILRQYLRHIDTIADEMNNQSKRHLRLFMNAGAGGGTRWRSVPFNHPATFETMAMEKDLKNKIKSDLESFLKAKQYYRKLGRAWKRSYLLYGASGTGKSSFVAAMANFLRYDVYDVDLSKIRGDSDLKFLLTETTAKSVILVEDLDRFMEPESETATAVTASGIQSFMDGIVSACCGEERVMVFTMNSKECVDPNLLRPGRVDVHIHFPVCDFSAFKTLASSYLGVREHKLFAQVEDIFRHGATLSPAEISELMIANRNSPSRAIKSVIGALQSDGEGRRSYADSIGRRIEGDDVDEAPCGGDGFSTVKDLRKFYGFFKLRNPRRTSQQSNSSPHDR